The following proteins are encoded in a genomic region of Rattus rattus isolate New Zealand chromosome 2, Rrattus_CSIRO_v1, whole genome shotgun sequence:
- the LOC116894597 gene encoding vomeronasal type-1 receptor 4-like, producing MDLRNMAVGIILSLQSTLGILGNFSLLFYYLMLYNKEHKLKILDIIFIHVFTSNSLIILSKGLPEVCGVFGWNELFNDAGCKLIMYVRRVSRNMSISTTCLLSVFQAITISTRNSSWKEFKVRTTKFMGLFCWILFMLINMLFPVYTSTNRNSKNKTRRRDIEFCHSVGRDKIVDLMYTAFCVMPEVLFSLLIVCSSTTMIVLLYGHKKRVQHILQTHSSPRTSAENRATQTILILVFTFLTFYTLSSILQGYIALSHDPSWWVMNITAIISMCFPTIGPFVISRDFTVSKFYFTCIRNIKLP from the coding sequence ATGGATTTAAGGAACATGGCAGTTGGAATCATACTCTCACTTCAGAGTACACTTGGTATTCTGGGaaacttctctcttcttttctactATTTAATGCTTTATAACAAAGAACACAAATTAAAGATCCTAGATataatatttatacatgtgttCACATCCAACTCCTTAATTATTCTCTCCAAAGGACTTCCAGAGGTATGTGGAGTTTTTGGATGGAATGAATTATTCAATGATGCTGGGTGTAAACTAATTATGTATGTTCGAAGAGTTTCCAGGAATATGTCCATCAGCACCACCTGCCTCTTAAGTGTCTTTCAGGCAATCACCATCAGCACCAGGAACTCCAGCTGGAAGGAATTTAAAGTGAGAACCACAAAATTTATGGGCCTATTCTGTTGGATTCTGTTCATGCTAATAAATATGCTTTTCCCCGTGTATACATCTACCAAtagaaatagcaaaaataaaacacGAAGAAGAGATATTGAATTCTGCCACTCAGTAGGTCGTGACAAAATAGTAGATTTAATGTATACAGCATTTTGTGTGATGCCTGAAGTCCTGTTTTCTTTGCTCATTGTATGTTCCAGTACCACAATGATTGTTTTACTTTATGGACATAAAAAGAGGGTTCAACACATCCTCCAAACTCATTCTTCCCCTAGAACCTCTGCTGAAAATAGAGCCACACAGACCATTCTGATCCTGGTTTTCACCTTTCTAACATTTTatactctctcttctattttacAAGGCTATATTGCACTTTCACATGATCCCAGTTGGTGGGTAATGAATATAACAGCCATCATTTCTATGTGTTTTCCTACTATAGGCCCATTTGTGATAAGTCGTGATTTCACTGTTTCCAAATTCTACTTTACTtgtataagaaatataaaacttCCATAA